In one Euleptes europaea isolate rEulEur1 chromosome 12, rEulEur1.hap1, whole genome shotgun sequence genomic region, the following are encoded:
- the SERTM1 gene encoding serine-rich and transmembrane domain-containing protein 1: MSELNPTSGLLADMENGTFLELYPTSFSTSMDSSSGRMSNVYVYVSIFLSLLAFLLLLLIIALQRLKNIISSSSSFPEYNSDAGSSFTNLEVCSISSQRSAFSNLSS, encoded by the coding sequence ATGTCAGAACTCAACCCTACCTCTGGACTATTAGCAGATATGGAAAATGGGACTTTTCTGGAATTGTATCCCACATCATTCTCGACATCTATGGATTCATCTTCGGGACGTATGTCTAATGTCTATGTCTATGTCTCAATATTCCTCAGCCTCTTGGCCTTTCTCCTGTTGCTATTAATCATTGCTCTTCAGAGGCTGAAGAACATCATCTCTTCCAGCTCTTCCTTTCCAGAATATAACAGCGATGCTGGAAGTTCCTTCACTAACTTAGAAGTTTGTAGCATTTCTTCCCAGCGGTCTGCTTTTTCAAATCTGTCTTCATGA